Proteins encoded together in one Terriglobales bacterium window:
- a CDS encoding OmpA family protein — MGALDMVLNEVENRFGMSTTSAGSLLSSLLTFITQQDGGLSGFLDRFQRAGLGSWVKSWLGGDAKAIAPESVENVLGRNTIETMATKAGLSTSTATSAVAAMLPALIQKLAPGGTIPTRLPSDIMSYISGPTAALASGTRQAVYAAERAAEKTGISRWLWPLLALIVLALLGLWFWNRREPVKTSAFNVQEQLRLASERATTALASLKPGYSSQDLVGALNLYVINFSTGSAQLPSESYDFLNKAAAAMQAAPSGTTIEVGGHTDNVGDASANAQLSEKRADSVRDYLVKQGVNPSALVAKGYGDTRPVASNDTEEGRFRNRRIEFSVMR; from the coding sequence ATGGGTGCTCTCGATATGGTCTTGAATGAAGTGGAGAACCGCTTTGGCATGAGCACCACGAGCGCCGGTTCTCTTCTTTCCAGCCTTTTGACGTTCATCACACAGCAGGATGGTGGTTTGAGCGGATTTCTGGATCGCTTCCAGCGCGCTGGCCTGGGAAGTTGGGTCAAGTCGTGGCTGGGGGGTGATGCCAAAGCTATTGCTCCGGAAAGCGTAGAAAATGTTCTGGGCAGAAACACGATTGAAACCATGGCCACCAAGGCGGGTCTCTCAACTTCTACCGCGACGTCTGCCGTGGCTGCTATGTTGCCAGCCTTGATCCAAAAACTAGCGCCCGGGGGGACCATACCAACCCGCTTGCCCTCGGACATCATGTCGTACATTAGCGGTCCCACTGCGGCCCTCGCTTCCGGTACGCGGCAAGCGGTTTATGCCGCAGAGAGGGCGGCGGAGAAAACTGGAATCTCGCGTTGGTTGTGGCCGTTGCTGGCTCTGATAGTGCTTGCGCTACTGGGTTTGTGGTTCTGGAATCGTCGCGAACCGGTGAAAACATCGGCTTTCAATGTCCAAGAGCAACTGCGGCTGGCATCGGAGAGAGCCACAACGGCGCTGGCATCTTTGAAGCCGGGGTACAGTTCCCAGGACCTAGTGGGCGCTTTGAATCTGTATGTGATCAATTTTTCGACTGGGAGTGCGCAGCTTCCCAGCGAGAGCTACGATTTTCTGAACAAGGCGGCGGCTGCAATGCAGGCTGCGCCCTCGGGAACGACGATCGAAGTAGGCGGTCACACCGACAACGTGGGAGACGCGTCAGCCAATGCGCAACTCTCGGAGAAGCGAGCCGATTCGGTGCGGGATTATCTGGTCAAGCAGGGAGTGAATCCCTCCGCTCTGGTGGCTAAAGGCTATGGAGACACGAGGCCTGTCGCCAGCAACGACACTGAGGAGGGCAGGTTCCGTAATCGAAGGATTGAATTTTCGGTCATGAGGTGA
- a CDS encoding aldo/keto reductase: protein MKRREFIVRTACGLGAAWLSSKTLRAVPLTSAPRKFSASDTVVLGNTGIRTSRLAMGTGTVGVGHHSHQTALGIDGLSRLLLNGYENGLRFFDAADSYGSHPHVAEALKHVPRDKVTVLTKTWSRDGAGVRADLDRFRRELGVDYIDIALMHCLTESDWTDRYKGAMDALSEAKQKGVIRAHGCSCHSIGALRAAAASPWVEVDLARINPVGAEMDADPKTVAEVLSQMRAAGKAVVGMKILGAGALRNRQDEALKYALSLDLLHAFTIGAESKTEQEDLIRRIAAVSV, encoded by the coding sequence TTGAAGCGCCGAGAATTTATCGTTCGCACTGCTTGCGGGCTGGGAGCGGCCTGGCTCAGTTCCAAGACTTTAAGGGCCGTTCCCCTGACCTCGGCCCCACGCAAGTTCAGCGCCTCCGATACCGTGGTCCTGGGAAACACTGGTATTCGGACCAGCCGGCTGGCAATGGGAACCGGGACTGTGGGAGTCGGTCACCACTCGCATCAGACCGCGCTGGGCATCGATGGTCTTTCTCGTCTGTTACTGAATGGTTATGAAAACGGGCTGCGATTCTTTGATGCGGCTGATTCGTATGGCAGCCATCCGCATGTGGCTGAGGCACTCAAGCATGTTCCCCGCGACAAGGTCACGGTTTTGACCAAGACGTGGTCGCGTGATGGCGCCGGGGTTCGTGCCGACCTGGACCGTTTCCGCCGCGAACTGGGCGTCGACTACATCGATATCGCGCTGATGCATTGCCTTACCGAAAGCGATTGGACCGATCGCTACAAAGGCGCGATGGACGCGCTTTCCGAAGCTAAGCAGAAAGGAGTCATTCGCGCGCACGGTTGCTCCTGCCATAGCATCGGCGCTCTGCGAGCTGCTGCCGCCTCACCGTGGGTAGAAGTAGATTTGGCGCGCATCAATCCGGTAGGAGCCGAAATGGATGCCGATCCTAAGACGGTGGCTGAAGTACTCAGCCAGATGCGGGCGGCCGGCAAAGCTGTGGTCGGTATGAAGATTCTGGGCGCGGGAGCGCTGCGCAACCGTCAGGATGAGGCGCTGAAGTACGCGCTATCACTGGACCTGCTGCACGCTTTTACAATCGGCGCGGAGAGCAAGACCGAGCAGGAAGATCTGATCAGAAGGATTGCGGCGGTGAGTGTTTAG